The window NNNNNNNNNNNNNNNNNNNNNNNNNNNNNNNNNNNNNNNNNNNNNNNNNNNNNNNNNNNNNNNNNNNNNNNNNNNNNNNNNNNNNNNNNNNNNNNNNNNNNNNNNNNNNNNNNNNNNNNNNNNNNNNNNNNNNNNNNNNNNNNNNNNNNNNNNNNNNNNNNNNNNNNNNNNNNNNNNNNNNNNNNNNNNNNNNNNNNNNNNNNNNNNNNNNNNNNNNNNNNNNNNNNNNNNNNNNNNNNNNNNNNNNNNNNNNNNNNNNNNNNNNNNNNNNNNNNNNNNNNNNNNNNNNNNNNNNNNNNNNNNNNNNNNNNNNNNNNNNNNNNNNNNNNNNNNNNNNNNNNNNNNNNNNNNNNNNNNNNNNNNNNNNNNNNNNNNNNNNNNNNNNNNNNNNNNNNNNNNNNNNNNNNNNNNNNNNNNNNNNNNNNNNNNNNNNNNNNNNNNNNNNNNNNNNNNNNNNNNNNNNNNNNNNNNNNNNNNNNNNNNNNNNNNNNNNNNNNNNNNNNNNNNNNNNNNNNNNNNNNNNNNNNNNNNNNNNNNNNNNNNNNNNNNNNNNNNNNNNNNNNNNNNNNNNNNNNNNNNNNNNNNNNNNNNNNNNNNNNNNNNNNNNNNNNNNNNNNNNNNNNNNNNNNNNNNNNNNNNNNNNNNNNNNNNNNNNNNNNNNNNNNNNNNNNNNNNNNNNNNNNNNNNNNNNNNNNNNNNNNNNNNNNNNNNNNNNNNNNNNNNNNNNNNNNNNNNNNNNNNNNNNNNNNNNNNNNNNNNNNNNNNNNNNNNNNNNNNNNNNNNNNNNNNNNNNNNNNNNNNNNNNNNNNNNNNNNNNNNNNNNNNNNNNNNNNNNNNNNNNNNNNNNNNNNNNNNNNNNNNNNNNNNNNNNNNNNNNNNNNNNNNNNNNNNNNNNNNNNNNNNNNNNNNNNNNNNNNNNNNNNNNNNNNNNNNNNNNNNNNNNNNNNNNNNNNNNNNNNNNNNNNNNNNNNNNNNNNNNNNNNNNNNNNNNNNNNNNNNNNNNNNNNNNNNNNNNNNNNNNNNNNNNNNNNNNNNNNNNNNNNNNNNNNNNNNNNNNNNNNNNNNNNNNNNNNNNNNNNNNNNNNNNNNNNNNNNNNNNNNNNNNNNNNNNNNNNNNNNNNNNNNNNNNNNNNNNNNNNNNNNNNNNNNNNNNNNNNNNNNNNNNNNNNNNNNNNNNNNNNNNNNNNNNNNNNNNNNNNNNNNNNNNNNNNNNNNNNNNNNNNNNNNNNNNNNNNNNNNNNNNNNNNNNNNNNNNNNNNNNNNNNNNNNNNNNNNNNNNNNNNNNNNNNNNNNNNNNNNNNNNNNNNNNNNNNNNNNNNNNNNNNNNNNNNNNNNNNNNNNNNNNNNNNNNNNNNNNNNNNNNNNNNNNNNNNNNNNNNNNNNNNNNNNNNNNNNNNNNNNNNNNNNNNNNNNNNNNNNNNNNNNNNNNNNNNNNNNNNNNNNNNNNNNNNNNNNNNNNNNNNNNNNNNNNNNNNNNNNNNNNNNNNNNNNNNNNNNNNNNNNNNNNNNNNNNNNNNNNNNNNNNNNNNNNNNNNAAGGCCTTTTATGACTCACTTGGCAAGTTGGGCATGGTTGATGTATATGCGCCAACTTGAGGGGGAGTGTTAGCGTGAGTCATGGAGTTAGTTTAGGAATGTAAATTAATTTGTTATTACTTTCCTATTCTGTATGTGTAGTACATAGTACGTAGGGTTTGTACAACTTGTATCTCTATATATAGCCTCCACTGTGAGATGAATAAGATATCAGAAAATTCATTCTCCAAACCTTGTTATATTTGACTATTTGAGCTGGTTCATATAGAAAGTTCAGCATCTTTCATATCTGAATTTTCACCAAGAAGCATTAACCATCCGGTAAAAGAAGCATTAACCATCTGAATTTTCAGTTGTTGGTACAAACAGAGCGATGGCAATTCAGGCTAATCTAGCTTATGGTCAATGCATGCAGAGTCACATAGCAGTAGCTAGTCTGACTCAGAGTTCTTAGATTGTAGCTCTCCATATTATTAACAGCTACAGAATTTGTAGACACTGCAACCACCGGATAACTTCGCCATTGTCCTATCTCAACCGAAGTCCACCACTACTTAAAACTATTGAAGTTTTCGACCACCCTAACCAAAACCTGTAGGCACAGGCACCAATCTAGGAAACTTCATAATATAGCCCACCATATCTGGTCAAGGTTGATTGAATCATTCGGTGTGCTTTCACACTTGGGAAAGCAAATACTGTCCATATTAAAACACAAAATACTGCATGGTTTATACATGGAAGGTGACTAATGACTAAGCAAGTATACCAGAGAGCTTAACATGGTTTTTGAGTCCTGACAAGACAAATTTGTCACCAAAATAAGGACCAACTTGCATTACCTATCCTAAAGGCAAAACTATTGTGGAGATCTTGATTCCCTCCAAGTCAAAGATTCAAACATAGCCCGTGCCTTTTAAATCTTAAAAAACAGTCTCCTGTTTCATCACTTGGCTTCCCAGCACTCAGAACCAGCAAGTTTCAATGGCCCTTTTCCTTCCATACAAGACATCCACACCACATTTTTCACTTTTCTTCTATCTGCTGGTTCCAACTTTGTTCATCATCACCTTGTTGCCTTCACCATCTTCTGCTTCTGCAGCCACCACCATTTCCAAATCCAATGAGACCGATCGGCTCACCTTACTTGCCATTAAAGCTCAGATCATCAAAGACCCAAATGGCATTTTGAGCTCATGGAATGACTCTCTCCATTTCTGCAACTGGACAGGTGTCACTTGTGGTCTTCGTCACCAAAGAGTCATGACCTTAAACTTGAGCTCATATCAGTTGATCGGCTCACTATCTCCTCATATAGGAAACCTCACTTTCCTTTCTGGCCTCAACCTTGAACTCAACAATTTCCACAGTAGTCTCCCACCAGAAATTGGCCATTTATTCAGGCTCAAATACCTTAACCTCTCCAACAATTCATTTTCTGGGGAAATCCCATCAACTCTCTCCAATTGTTCTAGACTAATCTGGCTTCGTTTAGGCTTCAACAAGTTGATTGGGAAAATCCCATTTGAATTAGGCTCATTGCAAAAGCTAGAGAGAACTCAACTTCATTATAACAACCTCAGTGGACCGCTTCCAAGCTCTATAGGCAACCTGTCCTCAGTTAGATCACTGTCTCTGGCAGTAAACAACTTGGAAGGAAAGATACCGGATTCACTAGGCCGCTTGAAGAATTTGGAATTCCTTGGATTTGGGGTTAATCAATTTTCTGGTATGGTCCCATCCTCAGTTTATAACCTTTCTTCTCTTACAAGGCTTAGTTTACCATACAATCAGCTAGAGGGGAACCTGCCTTCAGACTTGGGTGCCACTCTTCCTAACTTGCTAGTCTTAAACTTGGGCCTCAATCTTTTCACTGGAACCTTACCAGTATCACTATCCAATGCCACAAATCTTCTTGAATTTGATGTGAATGGAAGCAATTTCACTGGAAACATTGCAATTGATTTTGGAGGCTTAACTAGTTTATGGTGGTTGGTTCTTGCTTCGAATTCCTTGGGCACAGGACAAGCAAATGACTTGAGTTTCTTCAACTCTTTAAGCAAATGCAGGAACTTACAAATTCTTGATTTAAGCGATAATCAATTTGGAGGGGTGTTGCCAGATTCCATGTCCAACCTCTCAAACCAACTTGTGTCACTGAGGCTGGGAAGAAATCAGTTATCTGGGAGCTTCCCTTCTGGAGTATTTGTGAACCTTGTTAATCTGACTGAACTGATGATGGAGAAAAATAATTTCAGCAATGGAATTCCTCCCATTATTGGTAACCTCTGGATGCTGCGGCGACTGGATTTATCTGGAAATGAGTTTTCTGGCCAAATTCCATCAAACATAGCCAATATGAGTCAATTGTATGCTCTCTATCTTCAAAGTAATCACCTCACAGGTCCTATTCCTTCAAGTTTCGGAAACCTTTCAAACTTGCAAGAGCTAGATCTTTCTCAGAATTATCTCAATGGAACCATACCAGAAAAGGTTACGAGTCTTTCTTCTCTGACCATTTCCCTAAACCTTTCTCATAACCAATTCACTGGTTCCTTGCCCTCAAAAGTTGGAGACTTGAAAAATCTATGCAACTTGGATCTTTCTGAGAATAAATTGTCAGGAGAAATTCCTAGTAGCCTTGGTAGTTGTGTAGCCTTAGAACACCTTCACTTGGAAGGTAACTACTTTGAAGGAATCATTCCTTCATCTTTTAGATCCTTGAGAGGTCTTCAAGACTTGAATCTCGCACACAACAACTTATCTGGTCAAATTCCTGAATTTTTTCAGCTAATTTCCCTTGTGAACTTAAATCTTTCCTTCAACAATTTTGAGGGTCAAGTGCCAACAGGAGGAGTTTTCAAAAATGCAACTGTCATTTCAATAGCAGGAAACGAAAAGCTTTGTGGAGGCATACCTGAGTTGCACTTGTCTGTTTGCCCTGCTGCTAAGCCAAGGAAAAGAAAAATGTCTCGAGGACTGAGAATCATGATCTTACTGCTTTCTGGACTTTCGGGGTTAGTTTTGATCGTGTCTCTTCTAGTCATTTATTGGTTAAGGAAGGTAAAAACACCACCCTCTACAGATGCTTCACCAACTAAGGAATTGCATCTGAAGATATCCTATGAAAATCTCCTTCAAGCTACTGGGGGATTTTCTCCTGCCAACCTAATCGGTTCTGGTGGCTTTGGTTCTGTCTACAAAGGAAATCTTGAAGAAATAGTTGTCGCAGTAAAGGTACTCTACTTGCATCGACCAGGTGCTCTAAAAAGTTTCTTAGCTGAATGTGAAGTCTTGAGAAGTATTCGGCACCGGAATCTTGTGAAAGTTTTAACTGCCTGCTCAAGCGTTGATTTTCAAGGTAACGAGTTTAAAGCTCTTGTCTATGAGTATATGCCGAACGGGAGTCTGGAGAGTTGGCTACATCCACTTTCAGAAGCTGATGCCTTAAACGGTGACCTGAGGATGCTTAGTCTTCAACAAAGATTGAACATTGCCATTGATGTGGCATCAGCTCTGGATTATCTTCATCACCATTGCGAAGATCAAATTGTTCACTGTGATCTGAAGCCGAGCAATATCCTACTTGACAATAATATGACTGCACATGTGGGTGATTTTGGGTTGGCCAGGTTCATTCCAGAAGCTTCAAGTAGATCTCCTATCAATCAAAGCAGCTCAGTAGGACTGAAGGGAACTGTTGGCTATGCTGCACCAGGTAAATAGATCTACTCTAATATGATTCAATTCTATTCAATTTTTGTAAAAAAATTGCATTCTACATGAAAGTTAAGAAATATGTTTGAGATGCAATTGATTTAATCACAAGAAAGAGCCAAATACATGTTATAGATTTATATGTTCACTTGTAATAATCAAAGCTACAAACATGTAGAGTATGGCATGGGAAGCAAGGTCACAACTTATGGTGATGTGTACAGCTTTGGGATACTCTTGTTAGAAATGTTTACAGGGAAGAAGCCCACTGATGACATGTTTAAAGATGGACTGCAGCTCCATAAATTTGTTAACAATGCATTGCCTGAACACATATCAGACGTTCTAGAACCATTGTTTGTAGAAGGATGGGAAGGAGAAGAGGATGACTTTACTAGCGAAGAAAAATGCATCGTGGGGCTGAGAAAAAATGGCCTAAACCAAGAGTGCCTGATTGCAATACTCAGAATTGGAGTTGCTTGTTCAGTGGAATCACCTAGAGGGAGAATGGATATCAGTCATGCTGTTAAGGAGTTACAGAGTGTCAGAGACACTCTTGTTGGATCAGGAGTGGACTGAAGCCGATGCAGAAGCTAAACTATGACATAATCAAATCAGGTGTTTGTTTGCACACAAATAAAGATTTGGAAGCTCCAAGCATATCATTCGTTTGAAATTGTAGATATGGTTGTAACTAAGTTTTATGCTTGTTTTATGTGATTTTGTACAAATAGTTACTACTCTTAATTTCAGTTCAAAAGGAGACTACTTAAGCTCTATACGCCTCCACTACTTCAATAAACTTATTGTTTTCTTGTGTAGGATTTACTGCAGAATTTGAACAAGCATATTATGAGAACAAATGTTCAAAACATTAGCAGCCAAATAAAAGGACAAAAAAAAAAAAAAGTAGCAATGCCTTATGAATTGCAGTATTCTTATTCAAATGTATATAACACACACACAACTGTATGGATGAGGTTATATATAGAGATAGGTGACAAACTTGGCTAATTTTGGATACTGTGTTGCTGCTGCTTCTTCAATTGAGATAAGAGTCTC of the Fragaria vesca subsp. vesca linkage group LG6, FraVesHawaii_1.0, whole genome shotgun sequence genome contains:
- the LOC101291163 gene encoding probable LRR receptor-like serine/threonine-protein kinase At3g47570-like; protein product: MALFLPYKTSTPHFSLFFYLLVPTLFIITLLPSPSSASAATTISKSNETDRLTLLAIKAQIIKDPNGILSSWNDSLHFCNWTGVTCGLRHQRVMTLNLSSYQLIGSLSPHIGNLTFLSGLNLELNNFHSSLPPEIGHLFRLKYLNLSNNSFSGEIPSTLSNCSRLIWLRLGFNKLIGKIPFELGSLQKLERTQLHYNNLSGPLPSSIGNLSSVRSLSLAVNNLEGKIPDSLGRLKNLEFLGFGVNQFSGMVPSSVYNLSSLTRLSLPYNQLEGNLPSDLGATLPNLLVLNLGLNLFTGTLPVSLSNATNLLEFDVNGSNFTGNIAIDFGGLTSLWWLVLASNSLGTGQANDLSFFNSLSKCRNLQILDLSDNQFGGVLPDSMSNLSNQLVSLRLGRNQLSGSFPSGVFVNLVNLTELMMEKNNFSNGIPPIIGNLWMLRRLDLSGNEFSGQIPSNIANMSQLYALYLQSNHLTGPIPSSFGNLSNLQELDLSQNYLNGTIPEKVTSLSSLTISLNLSHNQFTGSLPSKVGDLKNLCNLDLSENKLSGEIPSSLGSCVALEHLHLEGNYFEGIIPSSFRSLRGLQDLNLAHNNLSGQIPEFFQLISLVNLNLSFNNFEGQVPTGGVFKNATVISIAGNEKLCGGIPELHLSVCPAAKPRKRKMSRGLRIMILLLSGLSGLVLIVSLLVIYWLRKVKTPPSTDASPTKELHLKISYENLLQATGGFSPANLIGSGGFGSVYKGNLEEIVVAVKVLYLHRPGALKSFLAECEVLRSIRHRNLVKVLTACSSVDFQGNEFKALVYEYMPNGSLESWLHPLSEADALNGDLRMLSLQQRLNIAIDVASALDYLHHHCEDQIVHCDLKPSNILLDNNMTAHVGDFGLARFIPEASSRSPINQSSSVGLKGTVGYAAPEYGMGSKVTTYGDVYSFGILLLEMFTGKKPTDDMFKDGLQLHKFVNNALPEHISDVLEPLFVEGWEGEEDDFTSEEKCIVGLRKNGLNQECLIAILRIGVACSVESPRGRMDISHAVKELQSVRDTLVGSGVD